From Caldisericota bacterium, one genomic window encodes:
- a CDS encoding deoxynucleoside kinase codes for MNKPKFIIAIAGNIGAGKSTLTKHLSEKWHFQSVLEPEAKNPFLKDFYKDSKKWAFYSQLFFLTERARMQKIAEANAQYLLLDRTIYEDAEVFARIVLSRKEYEIYKRAYDLIVETLTPPNLVVYLKTSVPTLMERIKERGRVYEKNIHRSYIKKLNEQYNRWMSEFKIAPVIQIDTDKYELFSLFGDMDDVRKEIETFFWCRQNKK; via the coding sequence GTGAATAAGCCAAAATTTATCATAGCAATTGCAGGGAATATAGGTGCAGGGAAATCTACACTGACTAAACACCTATCAGAAAAATGGCATTTTCAATCTGTTCTTGAGCCAGAAGCAAAAAATCCGTTTCTGAAAGATTTTTATAAAGATTCAAAGAAATGGGCATTTTATTCACAGTTGTTCTTTCTTACAGAACGAGCAAGAATGCAAAAAATAGCAGAAGCAAATGCACAGTACCTTTTGTTGGATAGAACAATTTATGAGGATGCCGAAGTATTTGCCAGAATTGTGCTTTCCAGGAAGGAGTACGAAATATATAAACGTGCGTACGACCTTATAGTAGAGACGCTTACTCCTCCCAATTTGGTTGTCTACCTGAAAACATCTGTTCCTACGCTGATGGAACGCATAAAAGAGCGTGGAAGGGTGTACGAAAAAAATATTCACAGATCTTATATCAAAAAACTTAATGAGCAGTACAATCGCTGGATGAGTGAATTTAAAATAGCCCCTGTTATTCAGATCGACACAGATAAATATGAGCTTTTTAGTTTGTTTGGAGACATGGATGATGTGAGGAAAGAGATAGAAACTTTTTTTTGGTGCAGGCAGAATAAGAAATGA
- a CDS encoding AAA family ATPase, giving the protein MNKNMDEQKSFEKEVFLGILPLAIREALQSIGDFDKLIEIVLDLGRKPEARFPDKTVYLMEDPVTKKELDFVISHVGDFDKDNRAGIERTLHRISAVKNRRGDIIGLTSRVGRAIYGTMEPIRDIIKGDKNVLLLGKPGVGKTTLLREAARVISEELGRRVIVVDTSNEIAGDGDIPHPGIGSARRMQVPFDRGQEDVMIEAVENHYPEVIIIDEIGRSEEAKACRTIAERGVRLIGTAHGTSIENLLVNPTLQDLIGGITAVTLGDEEADRRGTQKTILERKSPPTFDILIELRERGVFAIYSNLADTVDALLRGFIITPEIKTISSLSGKKDLTEKKDLTITVLKEVSTAIFPLCINTSYLERGIRSVRAPMHVVKDIGRADIILVSKEKLMKKKEILEVAQKMDIPVEILEKNTLKNIKDFLRRTRKKQLKEVVIDYEKLEEIIQGVLRNGGSVELPPGNKTVRDEEQAFIARFGLNSEVIGLEPNRRVIIYSKKRKAR; this is encoded by the coding sequence ATGAACAAAAACATGGACGAGCAAAAAAGTTTTGAAAAAGAAGTTTTTTTGGGGATACTCCCTCTTGCTATAAGAGAAGCACTGCAATCGATTGGCGATTTTGACAAACTGATTGAAATCGTTTTGGATCTTGGCAGAAAACCTGAAGCTCGTTTTCCGGATAAGACTGTTTATCTCATGGAGGATCCTGTAACAAAAAAAGAACTTGATTTTGTTATATCACATGTAGGTGATTTTGATAAGGATAATCGTGCCGGTATAGAACGCACGCTTCATAGAATATCTGCCGTGAAAAATCGGCGTGGGGATATCATTGGCCTTACCTCTCGAGTAGGAAGGGCAATTTATGGAACAATGGAACCGATACGTGATATTATAAAAGGTGATAAAAATGTTTTACTTCTTGGTAAGCCGGGTGTTGGAAAAACAACTCTTTTGCGCGAGGCTGCTCGGGTTATTAGTGAAGAACTTGGTAGACGGGTTATTGTTGTTGACACATCTAATGAGATTGCAGGTGATGGCGATATTCCGCACCCGGGTATTGGCAGTGCACGAAGAATGCAGGTTCCTTTTGACCGAGGGCAAGAGGATGTGATGATAGAAGCTGTTGAAAACCATTATCCGGAAGTAATAATAATTGATGAAATAGGGCGTTCTGAAGAGGCAAAAGCATGCAGAACAATTGCAGAGCGTGGCGTGAGACTAATAGGAACTGCGCATGGAACAAGTATCGAAAATCTTCTTGTAAATCCTACTCTTCAGGACCTTATAGGCGGTATCACTGCAGTGACACTCGGGGATGAAGAGGCAGATAGAAGAGGTACGCAAAAGACAATTCTTGAAAGAAAATCTCCCCCAACTTTTGACATACTTATCGAGTTAAGGGAGAGAGGAGTTTTTGCCATTTATAGCAACCTTGCCGACACGGTTGATGCATTGCTGAGGGGATTTATTATAACTCCTGAAATCAAAACGATAAGCAGCCTCTCGGGGAAAAAAGATTTAACCGAAAAAAAAGACCTTACAATTACAGTACTAAAAGAAGTAAGCACGGCGATATTCCCTTTGTGCATTAATACGAGCTATCTTGAAAGGGGAATTCGTTCGGTACGGGCGCCGATGCATGTTGTAAAGGACATAGGCAGGGCTGATATTATTCTTGTGAGTAAAGAAAAACTAATGAAGAAAAAAGAAATATTAGAAGTAGCACAAAAAATGGATATTCCAGTGGAAATCCTTGAAAAAAATACGTTAAAAAATATTAAAGATTTTTTAAGGAGAACAAGAAAAAAACAACTGAAGGAAGTAGTTATCGATTATGAAAAATTGGAAGAAATTATTCAAGGCGTGCTGAGAAATGGTGGAAGCGTAGAGCTTCCTCCAGGAAATAAAACAGTAAGAGATGAAGAACAGGCGTTTATTGCCCGGTTTGGGCTAAATAGTGAAGTGATAGGGCTTGAACCTAATAGAAGGGTAATAATTTATTCAAAGAAAAGGAAGGCAAGATGA